One genomic region from Macrobrachium rosenbergii isolate ZJJX-2024 chromosome 1, ASM4041242v1, whole genome shotgun sequence encodes:
- the LOC136840806 gene encoding uncharacterized protein, producing the protein MRNYALTSAAVVVAVLLVSTASSARTGNAAETLQAMREADLAGILGSAEVPYPSRPNIFKSPVELRQYLDALNAYYAIAGRPRFGKRGGAMPQRSSSHDDLLDY; encoded by the exons ATGCGGAATTACGCCCTGACGTCAGCAGCAGTGGTGGTGGCCGTCCTCCTGGTCTCGACGGCGTCCTCGGCGAGAACGGGCAACGCCGCCGAGACCCTGCAGGCCATGCGCGAGGCCGACCTCGCAGGAATCCTGGGCTCCGCCGAGGTACCCTACCCGTCTCGGCCTAATATCTTCAAGTCACCCGTTGAGCTCAGGCAGTACTTGGATGCGCTTAACGCTTATTATGCCATCGCTGGACGGCCCAG gtTCGGTAAGCGCGGCGGCGCCATGCCCCAGCGGTCATCCTCACACGACGACCTCCTCGACTACTGA